The following are encoded together in the Azospirillum lipoferum 4B genome:
- a CDS encoding BPTD_3080 family restriction endonuclease, with amino-acid sequence MSERFFEQPILNSPYEPPRFHHDLDADGQPTDLPPVAGRRRSELITPVPKPKKKKGKAAPAEQTGFVFADQQGLTTAEVEYNPTPIINEIRQHVESWRNLPNPAHWKVTPATARLLQHWRHHEFSGVRPFFCQVEAVETIIWLTEVAPGNSQYKKVLEHVEGANLQANPELLRMAMKMATGSGKTTVMAMLIAWQTVNAVRHPNSKRFSKGFLIVTPGITIKDRLRVLQPNDPDSYYKNRELVPADMLPDIDKAKIVITNYHAFKLRERMEVSKLGRALLKGRDGDLNTAETEGQMLQRVMPDLMGMKSIVVLNDEAHHCYRERPGVDDGLTGDEKKEAEKNNEAARLWITGIETVKRHLGVRGVYDLSATPFFLRGSGYAEGTLFPWTVSDFSLMDAIECGIVKLPRVPVADNLPTGEMPVYRNLWEHIGKKMPKKGRGKGGELDPRNLPSELQTALDALYGHYTKVFDLWEEKGIGVPPVFIIVCNNTSSSKLVYEFISGWTRTDENGNTQFNQGRLELFRNYDDYGNRLPRMRTLLIDSEQLESDEALDTEFRAAAAEEIDQFKRELIQRDGAGAADKLTDKDLLREVMNTVGRKGRLGEQVRCVVSVSMLTEGWDTNTVTHILGVRAFGTQLLCEQVVGRALRRQSYELNDQGLFNAEYADVLGIPFDFTAKPVVAKPATPRETVRVQAVKERADLEILYPRVEGYRVELPNDRLSATFSENSTLYLTPELVGPCSVLLEGIVGEGVTLNVDHLEKVRPSTIAYNLAKHLLFKHFRDPGEEPKLHLFGPLKRITKQWLDAGHLKCAGGTFPAQLMYQEIADQAAERIYLACQAGLEGERRIKAILDPYNPTGSTRFVNFTTSKELRWETSAKHCHVNLVICDSEWEAEFARVAEEHPSVLAYVKNQGLGFEVPYRDGSTPRKYIPDFILRVDDGRPDPLNLIVEIKGYRRGDAQLKAETMNTLWVPGVNNLGRYGRWAFAEFHHVFEIEQRFGELIQSFLQEKAA; translated from the coding sequence ATGAGTGAACGGTTCTTTGAGCAGCCGATCCTGAACTCTCCTTACGAGCCGCCCCGGTTCCATCACGATCTCGACGCCGACGGTCAGCCGACGGATCTTCCTCCGGTCGCCGGCCGGCGCCGGTCGGAACTGATCACGCCGGTTCCGAAGCCGAAGAAGAAGAAGGGCAAGGCGGCGCCCGCCGAACAGACCGGCTTCGTGTTCGCGGATCAGCAAGGGCTGACGACCGCGGAGGTCGAGTACAACCCGACCCCGATCATCAACGAGATCCGGCAACACGTTGAGTCCTGGCGCAACCTGCCCAACCCCGCGCACTGGAAGGTGACCCCGGCGACGGCGAGGCTGCTTCAGCACTGGCGCCATCACGAGTTCAGCGGGGTTCGTCCCTTCTTCTGCCAGGTCGAGGCGGTCGAGACGATCATCTGGCTGACCGAGGTCGCGCCGGGCAACAGCCAGTACAAGAAGGTCCTGGAGCACGTCGAGGGCGCGAATCTTCAGGCGAACCCGGAACTGCTGCGCATGGCCATGAAGATGGCGACCGGCAGCGGCAAGACGACGGTCATGGCGATGCTGATCGCGTGGCAGACGGTGAACGCCGTCCGCCATCCCAACAGCAAGCGCTTCAGCAAGGGCTTCCTGATCGTCACCCCAGGCATCACCATCAAGGACCGCCTGCGCGTCCTCCAGCCGAACGACCCGGACAGCTACTACAAGAACCGGGAGCTGGTGCCGGCGGACATGCTGCCGGACATCGACAAGGCCAAGATCGTCATCACCAACTACCACGCCTTCAAGCTGCGGGAGCGCATGGAGGTGTCGAAGCTCGGCCGCGCCCTGTTGAAGGGACGCGACGGCGACCTGAACACCGCCGAGACGGAAGGGCAGATGCTTCAGCGCGTCATGCCCGATCTGATGGGCATGAAGAGCATCGTCGTCCTGAACGACGAGGCGCACCACTGCTACCGCGAGCGGCCCGGTGTGGACGACGGACTCACCGGCGACGAGAAGAAGGAAGCGGAGAAGAACAACGAGGCCGCCCGCCTCTGGATCACCGGCATCGAGACGGTGAAGCGCCACCTGGGCGTCCGCGGCGTCTACGACCTGTCGGCGACCCCCTTCTTCCTGCGCGGCTCGGGCTACGCGGAAGGCACGCTGTTCCCGTGGACGGTCAGCGACTTCTCGCTGATGGACGCGATCGAGTGCGGCATCGTCAAGCTGCCCCGCGTCCCGGTCGCCGACAACCTGCCGACCGGAGAGATGCCGGTCTATCGGAACCTGTGGGAGCACATCGGCAAGAAGATGCCGAAGAAGGGACGCGGCAAGGGCGGCGAGCTCGATCCGCGCAACCTTCCCTCAGAGCTTCAGACCGCGCTCGACGCCCTCTACGGCCACTACACAAAGGTTTTCGACCTGTGGGAGGAGAAGGGCATCGGCGTGCCGCCGGTGTTCATCATCGTCTGCAACAACACGTCGTCGTCCAAGCTGGTCTACGAGTTCATCTCCGGCTGGACGCGGACGGACGAGAACGGCAACACCCAGTTCAACCAGGGCCGGCTGGAGCTGTTCCGGAACTACGACGACTACGGCAACCGCCTGCCGCGCATGCGCACCCTGCTGATCGACAGCGAGCAGCTGGAGTCCGACGAGGCGTTGGACACGGAGTTCCGCGCCGCCGCCGCCGAGGAGATCGACCAGTTCAAGCGTGAGTTGATCCAACGCGACGGCGCCGGCGCGGCCGACAAGCTGACCGACAAGGACTTGCTGCGCGAGGTGATGAACACGGTCGGCCGCAAGGGCCGGCTGGGCGAGCAGGTCCGCTGCGTCGTGTCGGTGTCGATGCTGACCGAAGGCTGGGACACCAACACCGTCACCCACATCCTTGGCGTGCGCGCCTTCGGAACGCAGCTTCTCTGCGAACAGGTCGTCGGCCGGGCGCTCCGCCGCCAATCCTACGAGCTGAACGACCAGGGCCTGTTCAACGCGGAGTACGCGGACGTCCTCGGCATCCCCTTCGACTTCACCGCCAAGCCGGTCGTCGCCAAGCCGGCCACGCCGCGGGAGACGGTGCGCGTGCAAGCGGTGAAGGAGCGGGCGGACCTGGAGATCCTCTACCCGCGCGTCGAGGGCTACCGCGTCGAACTGCCCAACGACCGGCTGTCGGCGACCTTCTCCGAGAACTCGACCCTCTACCTGACGCCGGAACTGGTCGGCCCCTGCTCCGTCCTCCTCGAGGGCATCGTCGGCGAGGGCGTGACGCTGAACGTCGACCATCTGGAGAAGGTCCGCCCCAGCACGATCGCCTACAACCTCGCCAAGCACCTGCTGTTCAAGCACTTCCGCGATCCGGGGGAGGAGCCGAAGCTGCACCTCTTCGGTCCGCTGAAGCGCATCACCAAGCAGTGGCTGGACGCCGGCCACCTGAAATGCGCCGGCGGCACCTTCCCGGCCCAGCTGATGTACCAGGAGATCGCCGATCAGGCGGCGGAGCGCATCTACCTCGCCTGTCAGGCCGGGCTGGAGGGGGAGCGCCGCATCAAGGCGATCCTCGATCCCTACAACCCGACCGGCTCCACCCGCTTCGTCAACTTCACCACCAGCAAGGAACTGCGGTGGGAGACCAGTGCGAAGCACTGCCACGTCAACCTCGTCATCTGCGACAGCGAGTGGGAGGCGGAGTTCGCCCGCGTCGCCGAGGAGCATCCCAGCGTCCTCGCCTACGTGAAGAACCAGGGCCTGGGCTTCGAGGTGCCGTACCGCGACGGCTCCACGCCGCGCAAGTACATCCCCGACTTCATCCTGCGCGTTGATGACGGCCGGCCGGACCCGCTCAACCTGATTGTCGAGATCAAGGGCTATCGGCGCGGCGACGCCCAGCTCAAGGCGGAGACGATGAACACTCTCTGGGTGCCGGGCGTGAACAACCTCGGCCGCTACGGCCGCTGGGCCTTCGCCGAGTTCCACCACGTCTTCGAGATCGAGCAGCGCTTCGGCGAGCTGATCCAGTCATTCCTGCAGGAAAAGGCCGCCTGA
- a CDS encoding IS630-like element ISAli2 family transposase (programmed frameshift), producing the protein MPAIAIRQDISVCELRRQARLEEDGRVAARLLAIAAVLDGHSRAHAARLGGMDRQTLRDWVHRFNAEGVSGLRDRSRSGRPRLLADELRPELATLIAAGPDLERDGVVEYRLTHIQDLAKRHFGADYSRGGMHNVLQQMGLSWQTPRPIHPKTDPAAQEAFKKNFPDQLAAIAKRHPGKRLEVWFQDEARVGQKGTLTRLWAPRAIRVRAVRDHRFKSAYIFGAVCPQRDTGVALVMTRVSTEAMTLMLAEISQAVPHEGHAVVLLDGAGWHIANELEVPANLTLLPLPPYSPELNAIERLWQVMRETVLSHRLFTDTKHIIDACGRAWNSLINKPGRIQSTCGYPWATQVKTS; encoded by the exons ATGCCAGCGATAGCGATCCGACAGGACATCTCGGTCTGCGAGTTGCGCCGGCAGGCCCGATTGGAGGAGGACGGGCGGGTGGCGGCGCGTCTTCTGGCGATCGCCGCCGTGCTGGACGGTCACAGCCGGGCCCACGCCGCGCGCTTGGGCGGGATGGACCGGCAGACCTTGCGCGATTGGGTGCATCGTTTCAACGCCGAGGGCGTGTCCGGCCTGCGCGACCGTTCGCGTAGCGGCCGGCCCCGCCTGCTGGCCGATGAACTGCGCCCGGAGCTGGCGACGCTGATCGCCGCAGGTCCCGACCTGGAGCGCGACGGCGTGGTCGAGTATCGGCTGACCCACATCCAAGACTTGGCCAAGCGCCACTTCGGTGCCGACTACAGCCGCGGCGGCATGCACAACGTGCTCCAGCAGATGGGGCTGTCCTGGCAGACCCCGCGCCCGATCCACCCCAAGACCGATCCCGCGGCCCAGGAGGCATTTA AAAAAAACTTCCCCGATCAACTCGCCGCCATCGCCAAGCGCCACCCCGGCAAGCGGCTGGAGGTCTGGTTCCAGGATGAAGCCCGGGTCGGTCAGAAGGGGACCCTGACCCGGCTGTGGGCGCCGCGCGCCATCCGGGTGCGTGCCGTGCGCGATCATCGCTTCAAGTCGGCCTACATCTTCGGCGCCGTGTGCCCGCAGCGCGACACCGGCGTCGCCTTGGTGATGACGCGCGTCAGCACCGAGGCGATGACGCTGATGCTCGCCGAGATCAGCCAAGCCGTGCCGCACGAGGGGCACGCCGTCGTTCTGCTGGACGGAGCCGGCTGGCACATCGCCAATGAGTTGGAGGTGCCGGCCAACCTGACCTTGCTGCCGCTGCCGCCCTACAGCCCCGAACTCAATGCCATCGAGCGCCTCTGGCAGGTGATGCGGGAAACCGTCCTCTCGCACCGCCTGTTCACCGACACAAAGCACATTATCGACGCCTGTGGCCGCGCCTGGAACTCCCTCATCAACAAGCCAGGCCGCATTCAATCAACCTGTGGTTATCCGTGGGCCACACAGGTCAAAACTTCATGA
- a CDS encoding plasmid mobilization protein encodes MPKTPRRPSRTESGSEQRARACQISYRVSADEFDRLQRAGEERDLSVAQFARAVALSSQGQAIPKVRRVRAIAAPPELQAALPLLSALQSDLRHVRTLLNQLAARANAGAVRPAMDGYAKAEKAVLELAERIIAAVSGKRPS; translated from the coding sequence ATGCCGAAGACACCCCGACGCCCCTCCCGCACCGAGAGCGGAAGCGAGCAGCGCGCCAGAGCCTGTCAGATCAGCTACCGCGTGTCGGCGGACGAGTTCGACCGGCTCCAGCGCGCCGGCGAGGAGCGCGACCTGTCGGTGGCCCAGTTCGCCCGCGCCGTTGCCCTGTCCTCCCAAGGACAGGCCATCCCAAAGGTCCGCCGCGTCAGAGCGATCGCGGCACCACCGGAACTTCAAGCGGCGCTCCCTCTTCTCAGCGCTCTTCAAAGCGACCTTCGGCATGTCCGTACGCTCCTCAACCAGCTGGCGGCGCGGGCCAACGCCGGCGCCGTCAGGCCGGCCATGGACGGCTACGCGAAGGCCGAGAAGGCCGTTCTGGAGCTGGCCGAACGGATCATCGCGGCGGTGTCGGGGAAGCGGCCCTCATGA
- a CDS encoding DNA-binding protein, producing the protein MSITKATREAVQAAYDGYLARGIVPTVGDIIQQTGGSKSTVCGHLRAIRATPIPSTTAPPSPSTSPSMDGPPELPLEWLEVADLSSRTVASLLTRTIADERKRTAQLLDAEVAARSSALASARAETEELRRAFGHAEADFDTAASEVTALLEVVAILLEAVGLDASDDLGDLRAAADDAVNRIRDLTGSAARIPALEAELEQRISEVRTAEARIADLQDAANRAERRHQELLGIASRVPELEATVQAAEVRIAGLSAQLVASAKTAGKVEALEGMIVHLTSAMARPAAPPAAPPVQPRSRPAKRAAATPAARAEKNGAAALPEPETTSADQPLANLVLTAPSPADGGSSDAPASPVTAT; encoded by the coding sequence ATGTCCATTACGAAAGCAACGCGCGAGGCGGTGCAGGCCGCCTATGACGGGTATCTCGCCAGAGGGATCGTCCCGACCGTCGGCGACATCATTCAGCAGACTGGTGGGTCGAAGTCGACGGTCTGCGGGCATCTCCGCGCGATCCGGGCCACGCCGATCCCGTCGACAACGGCTCCTCCCTCCCCGTCCACCTCTCCCTCGATGGACGGGCCGCCGGAACTGCCGCTCGAATGGCTCGAGGTCGCCGACCTGTCGTCTCGGACCGTGGCCAGCCTCCTGACGCGGACGATCGCCGACGAGAGGAAGCGTACTGCCCAGCTTCTCGATGCGGAGGTGGCGGCTCGGTCTTCCGCCCTCGCGTCCGCGCGAGCGGAGACCGAAGAGCTGCGACGTGCCTTCGGACATGCTGAAGCGGACTTCGATACCGCCGCCAGCGAAGTGACGGCACTGCTGGAAGTCGTCGCCATCCTACTGGAAGCCGTTGGCCTGGACGCCTCGGATGATCTCGGCGACCTGCGCGCCGCCGCCGACGACGCGGTGAACCGGATCCGTGACCTGACTGGGAGTGCGGCGCGTATCCCGGCTCTGGAAGCTGAGCTCGAGCAGCGCATCTCCGAGGTTCGGACGGCCGAGGCCCGCATCGCGGACCTGCAGGACGCCGCCAACCGGGCCGAGCGTCGGCACCAGGAGCTGCTCGGGATCGCCTCGCGCGTCCCGGAGCTGGAAGCCACCGTGCAGGCTGCCGAGGTCCGCATCGCCGGGCTGTCGGCCCAGCTCGTCGCCAGCGCCAAGACCGCCGGGAAGGTCGAGGCGCTGGAGGGGATGATTGTCCATCTGACCAGCGCGATGGCCCGCCCTGCCGCGCCGCCAGCGGCGCCCCCGGTTCAGCCCCGTTCCCGCCCGGCGAAGCGCGCCGCCGCCACCCCAGCGGCGCGCGCAGAGAAGAACGGCGCCGCTGCCCTGCCGGAGCCGGAGACGACCTCGGCCGACCAGCCCCTGGCCAACCTGGTGCTGACCGCACCGTCCCCGGCCGACGGCGGATCGTCCGACGCGCCAGCTTCGCCGGTCACCGCCACCTGA
- a CDS encoding ferritin-like domain-containing protein — MSTPATPSSWSNPLGGIRFTSTPLGEMVEIGDPTTTTWRDQLIKLLHIDAAIEHGLMVAYLYAAYSLADVDLPANLDAATRDRRRKALTGWQEEILAIAKEEMGHLVMVQNVLSLLGAPLCLSREDFPWDSQFYPFPIKLEPLSRGSLAAYVVAEMPKGWLDGVIPAAAGDTGSPTDDAYVKRRLLADLNAYLGYTPTAEKPVGVNRVGALFNAVLAILEDPDRLPDWHFNDNRYALQAQEAEWAKYFPSPLQERDAVYRDNPELRRGNRTGDAQMIIEPLATRDEAAAALKLVAHQGESPDTTPPASKTPSQEAKSHFERFFAIYKEWLTLGIDANPAARIPVNPTEIRVDERRDPGTSTYIADARSNRWAKLFNLRYRLLLTSLGHTLQTRRHADCSGTPGLRGTLNHMCFGEMYNLKAIANILVRSPRDSRRDPKRAGPPFQMPYGTQLPAAELDRWLLYADILEASQSITSWLLDGDSNQAERAYLTHLSAMDRNTLTMVNGLIARFTLTKGAE; from the coding sequence GTGTCCACTCCTGCCACCCCATCATCCTGGAGCAACCCGCTCGGTGGCATCCGCTTCACCTCCACCCCGCTGGGGGAGATGGTGGAGATCGGCGATCCGACCACGACGACGTGGCGCGACCAGCTCATCAAGCTTCTGCATATCGACGCGGCCATCGAACATGGGCTGATGGTGGCCTATCTCTACGCCGCCTATTCACTGGCGGACGTGGATTTGCCGGCCAACCTGGACGCGGCCACGCGCGACCGCCGGCGCAAGGCACTGACGGGCTGGCAGGAGGAAATCCTCGCCATCGCCAAGGAAGAGATGGGCCATCTGGTGATGGTGCAGAACGTTCTGTCGCTGCTGGGCGCGCCGCTGTGCCTGTCGCGGGAGGATTTTCCGTGGGACAGCCAGTTCTACCCGTTCCCGATCAAGCTGGAACCGTTGAGCCGCGGGTCGCTCGCCGCCTATGTCGTGGCGGAGATGCCCAAGGGTTGGTTGGACGGCGTCATCCCGGCGGCGGCGGGCGACACCGGCTCGCCGACTGACGACGCCTATGTCAAGCGGCGGCTGCTGGCCGATCTGAACGCCTATCTGGGCTATACCCCGACGGCGGAAAAGCCCGTCGGCGTGAACCGGGTCGGGGCGCTGTTCAACGCGGTTCTCGCCATCCTGGAGGATCCCGACCGGCTGCCCGACTGGCACTTCAACGACAACCGTTACGCTTTGCAGGCGCAAGAGGCCGAATGGGCCAAGTATTTCCCGTCGCCGCTCCAGGAACGGGATGCCGTTTACCGCGACAATCCGGAATTGCGGCGCGGCAACCGCACCGGCGACGCCCAGATGATCATCGAACCGCTGGCGACCCGTGACGAAGCGGCGGCGGCCCTGAAACTGGTGGCGCATCAGGGGGAAAGCCCCGATACCACGCCCCCCGCCTCCAAGACCCCGTCGCAGGAGGCGAAATCGCATTTCGAACGCTTCTTCGCCATCTACAAGGAATGGCTGACCCTGGGGATCGACGCCAACCCGGCGGCCCGCATCCCGGTCAACCCCACCGAGATCCGGGTGGACGAGCGGCGGGATCCCGGAACCTCCACCTACATCGCCGACGCCCGCTCGAACCGCTGGGCCAAGCTGTTCAATCTGCGCTACCGGCTGTTGCTGACCTCGCTCGGCCATACCCTGCAAACCCGTCGCCACGCCGATTGCAGCGGAACGCCGGGGCTGCGCGGCACGCTGAACCACATGTGCTTCGGCGAAATGTACAATCTGAAGGCCATCGCCAACATTCTGGTGCGGTCGCCCCGCGACTCCCGCCGGGATCCCAAGCGCGCCGGGCCGCCCTTCCAGATGCCCTACGGAACCCAGCTTCCGGCGGCGGAACTGGATCGCTGGCTGCTCTACGCCGACATTCTGGAGGCGTCGCAGTCGATCACCTCCTGGCTGCTCGACGGCGACTCGAATCAGGCGGAGCGCGCCTACCTCACCCATCTGAGCGCCATGGACCGCAACACCCTGACGATGGTCAACGGCCTGATCGCGCGCTTCACTCTGACCAAGGGGGCGGAATGA
- a CDS encoding recombinase family protein codes for MKAAIYARYSSDNQHERSIEDQVRICRQHAERHGGTIVDVYPDYAISGSHLKTRPQAQKLLEDAKAGLFDTVITEGLDRLSRDQEDIAAIFKRLKHHGIVIDTVQEGVISELHIGVKGTMNALFLRDLATKVRRGQEGRAKAGSVPAGLSYGYDVVREFDEKGEPVRGKRRVNEQQAAVIREIFDKVALGFSPRAIAKDLNSRGIPSPEGKTWNASTINGNAARRNGILYNEAYIGFLIYNRLRMDKDPDTGKHVPRLNKPESWTITEVPGLRIVTDEQWDRVQAVKAGFANRRGAEHARRPKHLLSGLVRCGCCGGSYTVKSKDQLACSTYRESGTCTNNRTIRVGDLQERVIVGIKSRLLSSASVALFVKVYGEERRRLEKEGQRGREDIAARLGKLTRQIDNIVNAIADGVASATMRQKLASLEEEKGAAEAELATIVRMEAKAGGVVEFPTATIDSYRQQVESLGEDAFVNDDARQEAMNAVRALIARIDVHPGERRGQTQVKAFGLIEKLISPAQDYLGGASSAVGRTATMVAAEGFEPPTKGL; via the coding sequence ATGAAAGCCGCGATCTACGCACGCTACTCCTCCGACAATCAGCATGAACGGTCGATCGAGGACCAAGTCCGTATCTGTCGGCAGCATGCGGAGCGGCACGGCGGAACGATTGTGGACGTCTACCCCGACTACGCGATCTCCGGCTCTCACCTGAAGACCCGTCCTCAGGCGCAGAAGCTGCTCGAGGATGCGAAGGCTGGCCTTTTCGACACCGTCATCACCGAGGGTCTGGATCGCCTGTCGCGCGATCAGGAGGACATCGCGGCGATCTTCAAGCGCCTCAAGCATCACGGAATCGTCATCGACACGGTGCAGGAAGGGGTCATTTCCGAGCTGCACATCGGCGTCAAGGGCACGATGAACGCCCTGTTCCTGCGTGATCTCGCCACCAAGGTGCGTCGCGGACAAGAGGGACGGGCGAAGGCGGGCAGCGTCCCCGCCGGCCTGAGCTATGGCTACGACGTGGTGCGGGAATTCGACGAAAAGGGAGAGCCCGTTCGCGGCAAGCGGCGCGTGAACGAGCAGCAGGCCGCTGTCATCCGGGAAATATTCGACAAGGTCGCCTTGGGGTTCAGCCCCCGGGCGATCGCGAAGGATCTGAACAGCCGCGGCATTCCCTCGCCGGAGGGCAAGACGTGGAACGCGTCGACGATCAACGGGAACGCCGCCCGACGGAACGGTATTCTCTACAACGAAGCGTACATCGGGTTCCTGATCTACAACCGCCTGCGGATGGACAAGGATCCCGACACGGGCAAGCACGTGCCCCGGCTGAACAAGCCCGAGTCCTGGACGATCACCGAAGTTCCCGGACTTCGGATCGTGACGGACGAGCAGTGGGACCGGGTGCAGGCGGTCAAGGCCGGCTTCGCCAATCGGCGGGGAGCGGAGCACGCCCGCCGGCCGAAGCACCTCCTCTCCGGGCTGGTCCGCTGTGGCTGCTGCGGCGGGTCCTACACCGTCAAGTCCAAGGACCAGCTCGCCTGCTCCACGTACCGGGAGTCGGGAACCTGCACGAACAACCGGACGATCCGCGTCGGCGACCTTCAGGAGCGGGTCATCGTCGGCATCAAGAGCCGCCTCCTGTCGTCCGCGTCCGTCGCTCTCTTCGTGAAGGTCTACGGCGAGGAGCGTCGGCGCCTGGAGAAGGAGGGGCAGCGCGGGCGCGAGGACATCGCCGCGCGCCTCGGGAAGCTCACGCGGCAGATCGACAACATCGTCAACGCGATCGCGGACGGCGTCGCGAGCGCGACCATGCGCCAGAAGCTGGCCTCGCTCGAGGAGGAGAAGGGCGCGGCGGAGGCCGAGCTCGCCACCATCGTCAGGATGGAGGCGAAGGCCGGCGGCGTGGTCGAGTTCCCCACGGCGACGATCGACTCCTACCGGCAGCAGGTCGAGTCGCTGGGCGAGGACGCCTTCGTGAACGACGACGCGCGGCAGGAAGCGATGAACGCTGTCCGGGCTCTGATCGCCCGCATCGATGTGCATCCCGGGGAGCGGCGGGGCCAGACCCAAGTCAAGGCGTTCGGGCTGATCGAAAAACTGATAAGCCCCGCCCAGGATTATCTGGGCGGGGCTTCCAGTGCAGTCGGGAGGACTGCAACGATGGTAGCAGCGGAGGGATTTGAACCCCCGACCAAGGGATTATGA
- a CDS encoding tyrosine-type recombinase/integrase, with amino-acid sequence MATRLTKRTVDAAQPGTGDTFIWDKDIKGFGLKVTASGGKVYVLQYRNREGQSRRYTIGKHGSPWTPELARNEAERLLRRVAEGEDPQTEKKAARTPDATLTVAAVFETFMQRHVSLTRVETEYRGAFKNEVLPYWGSRVIDRVERRDIIAMLDRIVDRGVPMRANRVFAYVRKFFNWCVSRDLIAASPCTGVRPPMPERDRDRVLSDDEVRVLRLAAETLDWPFGPFVILLLLTAQRLNEVAGMRWSELDLDAALWTLPAERAKNGQAHHVPLSPAAVDLIRSLPRLAHSDFVFTTTGATPISGFSRAKRRLDAAMLSVLRKEAEERGENPDAVVTLPEWRFHDIRRTATTGMAQMGIAPHVADRVLNHVQGTIRGVAAVYNRHTYLTERRQALELWAERLITIKVQGAKQADRA; translated from the coding sequence ATGGCGACCAGGCTCACCAAGCGAACCGTCGATGCGGCCCAGCCGGGGACCGGCGACACGTTCATATGGGATAAAGACATCAAGGGGTTCGGCCTCAAGGTGACCGCCAGCGGCGGTAAAGTCTACGTTCTGCAATACCGAAATCGCGAAGGTCAGAGCCGTCGCTACACCATTGGCAAGCACGGCTCCCCGTGGACGCCTGAGCTTGCCCGAAACGAAGCCGAACGGCTGCTGCGCCGTGTCGCCGAAGGGGAGGATCCGCAGACCGAGAAAAAGGCGGCACGAACACCTGACGCCACGCTCACCGTTGCTGCCGTCTTCGAAACGTTCATGCAGCGGCATGTCAGCCTGACGCGCGTCGAAACGGAGTATCGCGGCGCCTTCAAGAACGAGGTGCTGCCATACTGGGGCAGCCGGGTGATCGACCGCGTCGAACGGCGCGACATCATTGCCATGCTCGACCGGATCGTCGACCGGGGAGTGCCGATGCGGGCCAACCGGGTGTTCGCCTATGTCCGCAAGTTCTTCAACTGGTGCGTCTCCCGCGATCTCATCGCCGCATCGCCGTGCACTGGCGTCCGGCCACCGATGCCGGAACGGGATCGTGACCGGGTACTGTCGGACGATGAAGTGCGGGTGCTCCGACTCGCCGCCGAAACCCTGGACTGGCCGTTCGGTCCCTTCGTGATCCTGCTCCTGCTGACGGCCCAGCGCCTCAACGAGGTGGCGGGAATGCGATGGTCGGAACTCGATCTGGATGCGGCCTTGTGGACGCTTCCGGCTGAGCGGGCAAAGAACGGCCAGGCTCACCACGTCCCCCTGTCGCCTGCAGCGGTGGACCTGATCCGTTCATTGCCGCGGCTGGCTCATTCCGACTTCGTGTTCACCACCACAGGCGCCACCCCGATCTCCGGCTTCAGCCGCGCCAAGAGGCGGCTCGACGCTGCCATGCTGAGCGTTCTGCGCAAGGAGGCTGAGGAGCGGGGTGAGAACCCCGACGCAGTTGTCACGCTGCCGGAATGGCGCTTTCACGATATTCGCCGGACCGCGACCACCGGAATGGCCCAGATGGGGATCGCGCCGCATGTCGCCGACCGGGTTCTCAACCACGTCCAGGGAACCATTCGAGGCGTCGCGGCGGTTTACAATCGGCACACCTACCTGACGGAGCGCCGACAGGCGCTGGAGCTCTGGGCCGAACGGCTCATCACCATCAAGGTGCAGGGTGCGAAGCAGGCGGATCGGGCGTGA